The following are encoded in a window of Sinomonas cyclohexanicum genomic DNA:
- a CDS encoding NUDIX hydrolase, with protein MSARDELEDLVESIRAGATDPFDRRWHPATLPGDFRRAAVLVLFGALDDVPAVSRRPLAPAELDVLLLERAATLGSHPGQVAFPGGGQDPEDATLVDCALREAREETGLDPSGVEVLGELPPLGMAVSGFLVTPVIGWWAAPSPVDVVDYGESAQVFRTPVRDLLDPANRVMVVLHRRGARFASPGFLVNDVLVWGFTAMVLDSLFTALGWGVPWDTTREHRIDM; from the coding sequence GTGAGCGCACGCGACGAGCTCGAGGACCTCGTGGAGTCCATCCGCGCAGGGGCAACGGACCCGTTCGACCGACGCTGGCACCCCGCCACACTCCCGGGTGACTTCCGCCGAGCCGCGGTACTTGTGCTGTTCGGTGCCCTCGACGACGTCCCGGCCGTGTCCCGTCGCCCGCTCGCCCCCGCGGAGCTGGACGTCCTGCTCCTCGAGCGCGCCGCAACCCTCGGATCGCATCCGGGCCAGGTCGCGTTCCCCGGGGGAGGCCAGGACCCCGAAGACGCCACACTCGTGGACTGCGCCTTGCGCGAGGCCCGCGAGGAGACCGGTCTCGATCCGTCCGGCGTCGAGGTGCTCGGGGAACTCCCGCCGCTAGGGATGGCCGTGAGCGGGTTCCTGGTCACCCCGGTCATCGGCTGGTGGGCGGCCCCATCGCCCGTGGACGTCGTGGACTACGGCGAATCCGCCCAGGTGTTCCGGACCCCCGTGCGGGACCTCCTCGACCCCGCGAACCGCGTCATGGTCGTGCTCCATCGGCGGGGTGCCCGCTTCGCGAGCCCGGGGTTCCTGGTCAACGACGTTCTCGTCTGGGGCTTCACGGCCATGGTCCTCGACTCGCTATTCACTGCCCTCGGCTGGGGCGTCCCCTGGGACACGACGAGGGAACACCGCATCGACATGTGA
- the nth gene encoding endonuclease III produces MSPDESPLALKRRARKINRALAEAYPYAHAELDFRNPFELLVATVLSAQTTDVRVNQVTPVLFARYPDARALSEADPADVEAIIRPTGFFRAKTRSLHTLARKIVDEFDGEVPGTLTELVTLPGVGRKTANVVLGNAFGVPGITVDTHFGRLARRFGWTASEDPLVVERDVMELFEPRDWTMLSHRVVFHGRRVCLARRPACGACTVASLCPSYGVGETDPAKARKLLRFELAPGSEALHAEMMANASLAASIRRRTEAQGSGEPLATGAGT; encoded by the coding sequence ATGAGCCCCGATGAGTCGCCACTCGCGCTCAAGCGCCGTGCCCGCAAGATCAATCGCGCCCTCGCGGAGGCCTATCCCTACGCCCACGCTGAGCTCGATTTCAGGAACCCGTTCGAGCTCCTCGTCGCCACCGTCTTGAGCGCCCAGACCACCGATGTCCGCGTCAACCAGGTGACCCCCGTCCTGTTCGCCCGATACCCGGACGCACGGGCACTCTCGGAGGCGGACCCCGCCGACGTCGAGGCGATCATCCGCCCCACTGGCTTCTTCCGCGCCAAGACGAGGAGCCTGCACACCCTCGCCCGGAAGATCGTCGATGAGTTCGACGGCGAGGTTCCGGGAACCCTCACCGAGCTCGTCACGCTTCCCGGTGTAGGGCGGAAGACGGCGAACGTGGTGCTCGGCAACGCCTTCGGTGTCCCGGGCATCACCGTGGACACCCATTTCGGCCGGCTCGCGCGGCGCTTCGGGTGGACGGCCTCGGAAGACCCACTCGTCGTGGAGCGCGACGTCATGGAGCTGTTCGAGCCGCGGGACTGGACCATGCTCTCGCACCGGGTCGTGTTCCACGGGCGCCGGGTCTGCCTCGCGCGCAGGCCTGCGTGCGGCGCCTGCACCGTCGCGTCCCTCTGCCCGTCCTACGGAGTGGGGGAGACCGATCCGGCCAAGGCCCGCAAGCTCCTGCGCTTCGAGTTGGCTCCCGGGAGCGAAGCACTGCACGCCGAGATGATGGCCAACGCCTCGCTTGCCGCCTCCATCCGCCGGCGGACAGAAGCCCAGGGCAGCGGAGAGCCTCTCGCCACGGGTGCTGGGACGTGA